The genomic interval CAGCGATTGTTATTGGAATAGTTTGCACTATAGTTTTACAGATAATTTTCAGTCAGTGGAGCTTAATGAATAACTTATTTTCCACTGCACCACTGAACTTGAATCAATGGTTGATTTGTCTGCTTGTGGGGTTGCCCATGATTGCAGTATCCGCCTTAGTCAATCGTTTCGATCCTCCTAACTGAGTCAGTTTTATACAAAACTTACAAGCAACCTTGGGAGTTGCCAGGTTTACTGGTCGCTGTTTAAGTAGTATTTAAAATGCTCACCAAGTTTTCAACGGTGATACGAAGTTGCATTCATACAGATAACTTTCTCTTTTTCCTCTCTGCGTTCTGGGGCGTTCTCTGCGGTTAATTCAGAAAATTCTCTCTTTGAAGGCAACTTGGTATGATACTTTCGCCTGGTTTCACCTGAACCACGGTTATTGAGCATTTTGGTTACTGCTAGCAGCGCGAACAACATACTGATTGGCGGGTGAATTGTCAGCAAGTGGTTCTATTTTTCCCTGGGCAACTAATGTTTGATGGATGAAAGCCGCAATTTCCCCACGGGTAGCAGGCTTCGTAGGGTTGAGAACTTTTGAATTTGGATAGTTGACCACTATATTTGCTTTGGTTGCTGCTGCTACATCTCCAACTGCATATTGCGGAATCTTATTGGCATCTGCGTAAGTGTTGGTGATAATAAATGATGCAGGACGATTAAGATTCGCAGCTTGTGTATCAGTTGTTGAAGGAGTCACAGCAGTAGGAGGTGCAGCCTGAGCTTTTGCTATTAATAAAGGCTGCATCAAACTAGTCATTCCAAGCGGCAAGAATATGCGTCTTTTTGCGGCTTTTGGTTTGGGTTGTTGGGCGACAGCTCTCTGGGTGACTGTCGGTACAGTAACCGCTGGTGTACCAGTAGTTAGATCCAAACCTCTGCTCAAAGCAACTATTGCCTCAACCTTGGAAACGGGTTGATTGGGACGAAAGTAACCACCAGGATAACCCGCCATAAATCCTTGTTGATACGCTGACTCAATGGGACGAGTAGCCCAATAGCCAGCAGGAATGTCTTTATATACAGCACCACTTTGTACCTGGCGAATTGGCGGTTGGTCAAAAGCCTTGCGAATGATTGCTGCGAACTCATCTCGGTCTACTGGCTGTTCTGGTCGGAATGTATCATCAGGATATCCAGTCACAATATTTCTTGCAGCCAAACCCCGAATAAATGGTTGTGCCCAGTAGTTAGATTTCACATCACTAAAGGTACTCACAGAAGGTTGAGCATAACTTTCCAACGCTCCAACTGCAAGCACTGTCAAATTTAAAGTTAATAAAGATACACCTGCTGATGCTAACTGAAGCAACCGAGTCATTATCAATGCCTCCTATTTTTCTAATCATTCAATAGTGGTTAATAAATAGTGGAAATCTCGTGGAGAAATTCCTACTATGCGCCAAAATACTACTTGAGATTGGATTTAGCTATACCTTTAGGTATAGCTAACGTATCACTGAAGAAAACAAAAGCTATCAATGCTTAATGAACGCTTTGAAATCCTGAAGCACTTCCGAATCTGCCTATCAATTCTCGCTTTTAAATTAAATAATTTTATTGTTTTGATTTAAAACACAAAACTTTATTAGTGACATCCATCTTAAGATAAAAATCTTTTATCTAGACAAGAAAAATATAAAAAACTGGAAACTGGGTTAGAGGGGGAGGATTATAGCTGAGTCCTCC from Mastigocladopsis repens PCC 10914 carries:
- a CDS encoding S-layer homology domain-containing protein gives rise to the protein MTRLLQLASAGVSLLTLNLTVLAVGALESYAQPSVSTFSDVKSNYWAQPFIRGLAARNIVTGYPDDTFRPEQPVDRDEFAAIIRKAFDQPPIRQVQSGAVYKDIPAGYWATRPIESAYQQGFMAGYPGGYFRPNQPVSKVEAIVALSRGLDLTTGTPAVTVPTVTQRAVAQQPKPKAAKRRIFLPLGMTSLMQPLLIAKAQAAPPTAVTPSTTDTQAANLNRPASFIITNTYADANKIPQYAVGDVAAATKANIVVNYPNSKVLNPTKPATRGEIAAFIHQTLVAQGKIEPLADNSPANQYVVRAASSNQNAQ